In Archangium violaceum, the following are encoded in one genomic region:
- a CDS encoding MATE family efflux transporter, with protein MSAALPSRREELKELWKLALPIAIAQAGQSLMSFVDTAVVSRAGTQALAAVGLSTAVFFAVSSFAMGLMMGVDPLVSQAFGAGNARRARGLLWQGSYLAVIVGLALAVPLMVVPRMLPLFGVDFAELPEVRDYLDWRAPSLPLLLLFMTSRSYLQATAFTRPLVVATVVANLFNLGADIVFVFGGEVLPAWCGPLRLIPAMGVKGSAIATLLCCVLQWGLVAWAVRKVKVPGGVPSVRPVRADILQGLRVGLPIGLHIAAEVGVFSLAGVLARWLGPESMSAHQIAISYGSLSFTVAVGIGNAGGVRVGWAVGARNTPQARLSGLMAFASGAVFMSMSGLLFALFPRPLAHLMGTPPEVMSLVVPMLMVCAVFQISDGVQGVGAGVLRGAGETRFTFVANMVGHYLVGLPVALMLGFGLKLGVVGIWWGLCAGLTSVALALFWRFKRQSSGTFQPLEA; from the coding sequence ATGTCCGCCGCACTCCCCAGTCGCCGTGAAGAGCTCAAGGAGCTCTGGAAGCTCGCCCTGCCCATCGCCATCGCCCAGGCGGGCCAGTCCCTCATGAGTTTCGTGGACACGGCGGTGGTGAGCCGTGCGGGCACGCAGGCGCTGGCCGCGGTGGGCCTGTCCACCGCGGTCTTCTTCGCCGTCAGCAGCTTCGCCATGGGGCTGATGATGGGGGTGGACCCGCTGGTGTCGCAGGCCTTCGGCGCCGGTAACGCACGCCGCGCACGGGGACTCCTCTGGCAGGGCAGCTACCTGGCCGTCATCGTGGGCCTCGCCCTGGCGGTGCCGCTGATGGTGGTGCCTCGGATGCTGCCACTGTTCGGGGTGGACTTCGCGGAGCTGCCCGAGGTGCGGGACTACCTCGACTGGCGGGCGCCCAGCCTGCCGCTGCTGCTGCTCTTCATGACCTCGCGCTCCTACCTCCAGGCGACGGCGTTCACCCGCCCGCTGGTGGTGGCCACCGTGGTGGCCAACCTCTTCAATCTGGGCGCGGACATCGTGTTCGTCTTCGGCGGCGAGGTGCTGCCGGCCTGGTGCGGACCGCTGCGCCTGATTCCCGCCATGGGGGTGAAGGGCTCGGCCATCGCCACGTTGCTGTGCTGCGTGCTGCAGTGGGGCCTCGTCGCGTGGGCGGTGCGCAAGGTGAAGGTGCCCGGGGGCGTGCCCTCGGTGCGGCCGGTGCGCGCCGACATCCTCCAGGGGCTGCGGGTGGGTCTGCCCATCGGCCTGCACATCGCGGCGGAGGTGGGCGTCTTCTCGTTGGCGGGCGTGCTGGCGCGGTGGTTGGGCCCGGAGAGCATGAGCGCGCATCAGATCGCCATCTCCTACGGCAGCCTCTCCTTCACGGTGGCCGTGGGCATCGGCAACGCGGGCGGCGTGAGGGTGGGCTGGGCCGTGGGGGCTCGCAACACGCCCCAGGCGCGGCTGAGCGGGTTGATGGCCTTCGCCTCGGGAGCCGTCTTCATGTCGATGAGCGGGCTGCTGTTCGCGCTCTTCCCCCGGCCGCTGGCGCACCTGATGGGCACGCCGCCCGAGGTGATGTCCCTGGTGGTGCCGATGCTGATGGTGTGCGCCGTGTTCCAGATTTCCGACGGCGTGCAGGGCGTGGGCGCGGGCGTGCTGCGCGGAGCGGGGGAGACCCGCTTCACGTTCGTCGCGAACATGGTGGGGCACTACCTGGTGGGCCTGCCGGTGGCACTGATGCTGGGCTTCGGGCTGAAGCTCGGCGTGGTGGGCATCTGGTGGGGCCTGTGCGCGGGACTCACCTCCGTGGCGCTCGCGCTCTTCTGGCGCTTCAAGCGCCAGAGCTCCGGGACGTTCCAGCCGCTGGAGGCGTGA
- a CDS encoding esterase family protein codes for MNREYHRWFSERLGRDMEVLLFGHSGEPVLLLPTSKGRFYQAEDFGLIGAIADRIQSGRYVVVCADSVDEESWFNTSIHPHDRVARHAAYEQYLLHEVVPLLMSRSTGGRLTLGGCSFGGFHTYNIGLRNPNVFRRLVSMGGKFETEDFLDGHHDESVYFHSSMQWLPGLGDAAQLAALRRVEMVLAVGEHDFCRPSNESMSKLLWSKDIPNHLAIWNGGTHDWPVWRQMIQHYLPW; via the coding sequence ATGAATCGCGAATACCATCGCTGGTTCAGCGAGCGACTGGGCCGTGACATGGAGGTGCTGCTGTTCGGACACTCCGGGGAGCCGGTGCTGCTGCTCCCCACGAGCAAGGGGCGCTTCTACCAGGCGGAGGACTTCGGCCTCATCGGGGCGATCGCGGACCGCATCCAATCGGGGCGGTACGTCGTGGTGTGCGCGGACTCGGTGGACGAGGAGAGCTGGTTCAACACGTCCATCCACCCGCATGACCGGGTGGCGAGGCACGCGGCATACGAGCAGTACCTGCTGCACGAGGTGGTGCCGCTGCTGATGTCGCGCAGCACGGGAGGGCGGCTGACGCTGGGAGGATGCAGCTTCGGAGGCTTCCACACGTACAACATCGGGCTGAGGAACCCGAACGTGTTCCGGCGGCTGGTGTCGATGGGGGGCAAGTTCGAGACGGAGGACTTCCTCGACGGCCACCACGACGAGAGCGTGTACTTCCATTCGAGCATGCAGTGGCTGCCGGGGCTGGGAGATGCGGCCCAGCTGGCGGCGCTGCGCCGGGTGGAGATGGTGCTGGCGGTGGGCGAGCACGACTTCTGCCGGCCGTCGAACGAGAGCATGTCGAAGCTGCTGTGGTCGAAGGACATCCCCAACCACCTGGCCATCTGGAACGGAGGCACGCACGACTGGCCGGTGTGGCGGCAGATGATCCAACACTACCTGCCGTGGTGA
- a CDS encoding AAA family ATPase encodes MSLSFEAAASSVRDALTDAGRGLVEREAMVELVALCAVAGEHLLVIGPPGTAKSEAVRRTARALGGGYFEYLLGRFTEPSEIFGPVDLRKLREGVVETETAGMLPEAEVAFLDEVFLGSTAILNTLLGLLNERVFRRGHTRMHCPLRVCVGASNALPEDEALAAFADRFLARTFVEPVPDTRLEDLLAGGASLGRLEEARTASLEAVDVLARAAREADLGPVRPHLAHALRTLRAAGIGLSDRRMVKAQRLVSAAAALAGRTTPSVADLWPLVYAVPSKEGQALARDVLRELLARSENPALAAAALEASAGPLARAQRIAQAGRTALAQRPPDADFEALASWRLKLEGVAREMDAGFAPESLPEDLQTVREELRAALSQVAPAQAA; translated from the coding sequence ATGTCTCTCTCCTTCGAAGCGGCTGCTTCCTCCGTGCGCGACGCCCTCACCGATGCGGGGCGGGGCCTGGTGGAGCGCGAGGCCATGGTCGAGCTGGTGGCGCTGTGCGCCGTGGCCGGCGAGCACCTGCTCGTCATCGGCCCTCCCGGCACCGCCAAGAGCGAGGCCGTTCGACGCACCGCGCGAGCGCTCGGCGGCGGCTACTTCGAGTACCTCCTGGGTCGCTTCACCGAGCCCTCCGAAATCTTCGGCCCCGTGGACCTGCGCAAGCTGCGCGAGGGCGTGGTGGAGACGGAGACGGCCGGCATGCTGCCCGAGGCCGAGGTGGCCTTCCTCGACGAGGTGTTCCTCGGCTCCACCGCCATCCTCAACACGCTGCTCGGTCTGCTCAACGAGCGCGTCTTCCGCCGCGGCCACACCCGCATGCACTGCCCCCTGCGCGTGTGCGTGGGCGCCTCCAATGCCCTGCCCGAGGACGAGGCCCTCGCCGCCTTCGCCGACCGCTTCCTCGCGCGCACCTTCGTGGAGCCCGTGCCCGACACGCGCCTGGAGGACCTGCTGGCCGGGGGGGCCTCGCTGGGGCGCCTCGAGGAGGCACGCACCGCGTCATTGGAGGCCGTGGACGTGCTGGCCCGCGCGGCGCGCGAGGCGGACCTCGGACCGGTGAGACCGCACCTGGCCCATGCGCTGCGCACCCTGCGCGCCGCCGGCATCGGCCTGAGCGACCGGCGCATGGTGAAGGCCCAGCGGCTGGTGTCCGCCGCCGCCGCGCTCGCCGGGCGCACCACCCCCAGCGTGGCCGACCTGTGGCCCCTCGTCTACGCGGTGCCTTCCAAGGAGGGACAGGCGCTCGCCCGCGATGTGCTGCGCGAGCTGCTGGCCCGCTCGGAGAACCCCGCCCTCGCCGCCGCCGCCCTCGAGGCCAGCGCCGGGCCCCTCGCGCGGGCGCAGCGCATCGCCCAGGCCGGACGGACCGCGCTCGCCCAGCGGCCCCCGGACGCGGACTTCGAGGCCCTCGCCTCCTGGCGGCTGAAGTTGGAAGGCGTGGCGCGCGAGATGGACGCGGGCTTCGCACCCGAGTCCCTGCCCGAGGACCTCCAGACCGTGCGGGAGGAGCTCCGCGCCGCGCTCTCCCAGGTGGCCCCGGCCCAGGCGGCCTGA
- a CDS encoding type VI immunity family protein: MRYPKLRYYDKRGWLSAVDALLMSFYMPHPNERIAPAVIRAVELFRERIKPYRLLWNDTHDGQGEPLDDASWERTRRKTLDAGAGGSGSLMLYDNPSGMNEILVDYRGLSPVPLPWPERKDDVCVLYLRLPTEYLEERGPEHVRTLALELAAELPFSSGYVDFVLCASRAGSVDALELIRPRYPGVHLAASSAIMNVNTRVEGIHWMNFLGQPVLGQLGGVSGLRERLMLPGVSIQEMSGDRVLITLGGRPEPGDVEAGQSLPLHRALARILEPYLYQRKPLFGHPVPEALLRWDRRFLE; this comes from the coding sequence ATGCGCTATCCGAAGTTACGGTACTACGACAAGCGCGGCTGGTTGAGCGCAGTCGATGCTCTGCTCATGAGCTTCTACATGCCGCATCCCAACGAGCGGATCGCCCCCGCCGTCATTCGTGCCGTGGAGCTCTTCCGGGAACGAATAAAGCCCTATCGGCTCCTCTGGAACGACACGCATGATGGGCAAGGCGAGCCGCTCGATGACGCTTCCTGGGAAAGGACCCGCAGGAAAACCCTGGATGCAGGGGCTGGCGGGAGCGGGTCCTTGATGTTGTATGACAACCCCTCTGGGATGAATGAGATCCTCGTAGACTACAGGGGGTTGTCCCCTGTCCCTCTTCCCTGGCCAGAGCGGAAGGACGACGTGTGCGTCCTGTACCTGCGCCTGCCCACGGAGTATCTGGAAGAGCGGGGCCCGGAGCACGTCCGTACGCTCGCCCTCGAGCTGGCGGCGGAGCTCCCTTTCAGCTCGGGGTATGTGGACTTCGTCCTCTGTGCATCCCGGGCGGGTTCCGTCGACGCCCTCGAGCTCATCCGCCCGCGCTACCCGGGGGTGCATCTCGCCGCGAGCTCGGCCATCATGAACGTGAACACCCGGGTGGAGGGCATCCACTGGATGAACTTCCTCGGACAGCCGGTGCTCGGTCAGCTCGGCGGTGTGTCTGGTTTGCGCGAGCGCCTGATGCTTCCAGGCGTCTCCATCCAGGAGATGAGCGGAGACCGGGTGCTCATCACCCTCGGCGGGCGGCCGGAGCCAGGGGACGTAGAGGCGGGCCAGTCGCTTCCCCTGCACCGCGCGCTCGCCCGGATTCTCGAGCCCTACCTCTACCAACGAAAGCCGTTGTTCGGTCACCCGGTCCCCGAGGCGCTGCTCCGCTGGGACCGCCGCTTCCTGGAGTGA
- a CDS encoding bpX6 domain-containing protein, translated as MSAARRSGPRAHVHRGTVQGVALWFDPALLGEAEARRRVLAEWTPGVGVYALAGGFLLRLPSPRSMACAEAPGLPFTLEDGVLLSAPLSASERERLAPAPGSAVLVRAGTARVHPLEPSRRVDVSEWLDVSGWKVVHVEGLGAPPPPVAEPTPVAAPTRASFGLAPPAPEAEAMRARMEGRAVPETKAEPESAARRPGFLARLLARLRARWGGETRRPGKMTVDGSTASTQVAKVAARPSFLRRMLSSLLSALRPSRSSGTAPSNASAPSAPAQAQRPRPPSGPGLFSRLAKWLATSTPLGALLGQRKAEYVRRLFDLFDEGNLDEALRYAIPLGKHGMSEQARLSLGLPGPRERLAIQPAQGGGTSIFGGGEAVYAALKERYRQAFRKLEREGRIEEAAFILAELLHEDEEAVSFLERHGRWRLAAELAEGRNLAPGLVVRQWMLAKDVARAVELARRTGAFADAVVRLERTHPEQARVLRLLWGEVLAQAGDYARAVDVVWPVEDARRLTRAWLERGVEAGGVSGARLLARLLLAFPDSFETARAKALVLLDGEDAEGAAARHTFAQLLANEVAQKKDLEGPLALLRPAVRAVLRDRAAGHLPLKVRDVENLVRQLGDPVLWADLPPLPQLPVPGGFPSEGRPVSHAFDAAEGGPWPIHDAVPLSGGRILVALGEAGARLLTPEGRCVAHFDVPAFSLVVSSHEDRALALAPRGSLQRLSRLDLVQRRAEPWCDARVDAFAPVYDGALWFLAVEDTVMAVDVLASDLRALWRVPRVGGRVMALAVGESEMSFALVAPAGIERWSYSLPDPTLRSRQVLPGGEVERVLSLSLWRDGELVALTPLGPRWLGPYGRSGSMPTLPEMALAALVLGGSWMAALERTPVGVGVRLLERAGGGVRALFLFEGKSPVSVRFHQGVLLLFDTAGRLARVDLARGEVRRVVPL; from the coding sequence ATGAGCGCCGCGCGACGGTCCGGGCCTCGCGCCCATGTGCACCGGGGCACCGTGCAGGGCGTGGCGCTCTGGTTCGACCCCGCGCTCCTGGGCGAGGCGGAGGCGCGCCGGCGCGTGCTGGCCGAGTGGACTCCGGGCGTGGGCGTGTATGCGCTCGCCGGGGGCTTCCTGCTGCGGCTCCCGTCCCCGCGCTCCATGGCATGCGCCGAGGCGCCGGGCCTGCCCTTCACCCTGGAGGACGGCGTCCTCCTCTCCGCGCCCCTGTCCGCCTCCGAGCGCGAGCGTCTCGCGCCAGCTCCCGGGTCCGCCGTGCTGGTGCGCGCGGGGACGGCACGGGTGCATCCGCTCGAGCCCTCGCGGCGGGTGGACGTGTCGGAGTGGCTCGACGTGTCCGGCTGGAAGGTCGTGCACGTGGAGGGATTGGGCGCGCCACCACCTCCCGTGGCCGAGCCCACGCCTGTCGCCGCGCCCACGCGCGCCAGCTTCGGGCTCGCTCCTCCCGCGCCCGAGGCCGAGGCGATGAGGGCAAGGATGGAGGGCCGCGCCGTGCCGGAGACGAAGGCGGAGCCGGAGAGCGCCGCTCGCCGTCCGGGATTCCTCGCGCGGCTCCTCGCACGGCTCCGGGCCAGGTGGGGCGGGGAGACCCGACGGCCGGGCAAGATGACCGTGGACGGGAGCACGGCGTCCACCCAGGTGGCGAAGGTCGCCGCCAGGCCTTCGTTCCTGAGGCGCATGCTGTCGTCGCTCCTGTCGGCCCTGCGCCCCTCGCGCAGCTCCGGGACCGCGCCCTCGAACGCGTCCGCGCCCTCCGCCCCGGCACAGGCACAGCGGCCACGTCCTCCCTCGGGGCCGGGACTCTTCTCCCGGCTCGCCAAGTGGCTCGCCACCTCCACGCCGCTGGGCGCGCTGCTGGGCCAGCGCAAGGCGGAGTACGTGCGGCGTCTCTTCGACCTCTTCGACGAGGGCAACCTGGACGAGGCGCTGCGCTACGCGATTCCTCTGGGTAAGCATGGGATGTCGGAGCAGGCCCGGCTCTCGCTCGGGCTGCCGGGTCCACGCGAGCGGCTCGCCATCCAGCCGGCCCAGGGTGGAGGGACGAGCATCTTCGGCGGAGGCGAGGCGGTGTACGCGGCGCTGAAGGAGCGCTACCGCCAGGCCTTCCGGAAGCTGGAGCGCGAGGGCCGCATCGAGGAGGCGGCCTTCATCCTCGCCGAGCTGCTGCACGAGGACGAGGAGGCCGTCTCCTTCCTGGAGCGCCACGGGCGGTGGCGGCTGGCGGCGGAGCTGGCCGAGGGGCGCAACCTGGCGCCGGGGCTGGTGGTGCGGCAGTGGATGCTGGCGAAGGACGTGGCCCGGGCGGTGGAGCTCGCCCGGCGCACGGGGGCTTTCGCGGACGCGGTGGTGCGGTTGGAGCGCACGCATCCGGAGCAGGCGCGTGTCCTGCGGCTGCTCTGGGGCGAGGTGCTCGCGCAGGCGGGCGACTACGCGCGCGCGGTGGACGTGGTGTGGCCGGTGGAGGACGCGCGGCGGCTCACGCGCGCATGGCTGGAGCGCGGCGTGGAGGCCGGAGGGGTCAGTGGCGCGCGGCTGCTGGCGCGGCTGCTCCTCGCCTTCCCCGACAGCTTCGAGACGGCTCGCGCCAAGGCGCTCGTGCTGCTGGACGGGGAGGACGCGGAGGGCGCCGCGGCACGCCACACCTTCGCGCAGCTGCTGGCCAACGAGGTGGCCCAGAAGAAGGACCTGGAGGGGCCCCTCGCGCTCCTGCGGCCGGCGGTGCGCGCGGTGTTGCGGGACAGGGCGGCGGGCCACCTGCCCCTGAAGGTCCGGGACGTCGAGAACCTCGTGCGGCAGCTGGGAGATCCGGTGCTGTGGGCGGACCTGCCCCCGTTGCCGCAGCTGCCCGTCCCCGGGGGCTTCCCGTCGGAGGGCCGGCCGGTCTCGCACGCCTTCGACGCGGCGGAGGGGGGGCCCTGGCCCATCCACGACGCGGTGCCCCTGTCCGGAGGGCGGATATTGGTGGCGCTCGGCGAGGCGGGGGCGCGGCTGCTCACGCCGGAGGGCCGGTGCGTGGCGCACTTCGACGTGCCGGCCTTCTCGCTGGTGGTCTCGTCGCACGAGGATCGGGCGTTGGCGCTCGCGCCGCGCGGGTCGCTCCAGCGCCTCTCCCGGTTGGACCTGGTCCAGCGCCGGGCCGAGCCCTGGTGTGACGCGCGCGTCGACGCCTTCGCGCCGGTCTACGACGGAGCCCTGTGGTTCCTCGCCGTGGAGGACACGGTGATGGCGGTGGACGTGCTCGCCTCGGACCTGCGCGCGCTGTGGCGGGTGCCTCGGGTGGGCGGGCGCGTGATGGCGCTGGCGGTGGGGGAGTCGGAGATGAGCTTCGCCCTCGTCGCTCCAGCGGGAATCGAGCGCTGGAGCTACTCCCTGCCGGACCCCACGCTGCGCTCGCGCCAGGTGCTGCCCGGTGGGGAGGTGGAGCGGGTGCTCTCACTCTCGCTGTGGAGGGATGGGGAGCTGGTGGCGCTGACCCCGCTCGGGCCGAGGTGGCTCGGTCCGTACGGGCGGTCGGGCTCGATGCCCACGCTGCCCGAGATGGCGCTGGCGGCGCTGGTCCTGGGTGGGTCCTGGATGGCGGCGCTGGAGCGCACGCCGGTGGGCGTCGGGGTGCGGCTGCTCGAGCGGGCGGGAGGTGGGGTGCGCGCGCTGTTCCTCTTCGAGGGCAAGTCCCCGGTCTCGGTGCGCTTCCACCAGGGAGTGCTGCTGCTCTTCGACACGGCGGGCCGGCTGGCCCGGGTGGACCTGGCGCGGGGCGAGGTGCGGCGGGTGGTGCCGCTCTGA
- a CDS encoding response regulator: MSEGRHRVLIVEDHADSRELLAEFLEALGYEVDVAANGLEALERLRGAPRPRAVLLDLMMPVMSGWELMRHVREDPALRSLPVVVVSGVGATQPLPEGVLGAVPKPVDLNALRALIERALGGR, translated from the coding sequence ATGAGTGAAGGCCGACACCGCGTCCTCATCGTGGAGGACCATGCCGACAGCCGGGAGCTGCTCGCCGAATTCCTCGAGGCGCTCGGCTACGAGGTGGACGTGGCGGCCAATGGCCTGGAGGCACTCGAGCGGCTGCGGGGCGCGCCTCGTCCGAGGGCCGTGCTCCTGGATTTGATGATGCCGGTGATGAGCGGCTGGGAGCTGATGCGGCACGTGCGGGAGGACCCGGCGTTGCGCTCGCTGCCCGTGGTGGTGGTCTCCGGCGTGGGCGCCACCCAGCCGCTCCCCGAGGGCGTCCTGGGCGCCGTGCCCAAGCCGGTGGATCTCAACGCGCTGCGGGCCCTCATCGAGCGGGCCCTGGGCGGCCGTTAG
- a CDS encoding helix-turn-helix domain-containing protein, which produces MGQPSTGKLAANVGEIARQARLRAGLTQADVAERVGLATEVYGRLERGRMLPSVPSLRRLCIALRMPSDTFLGLNTGEVPTWAAESAPPEEFDESPELRRLMRTLRKLEGSQLKLIGLVAAALQKR; this is translated from the coding sequence ATGGGACAACCGTCGACGGGCAAGCTGGCAGCAAACGTGGGCGAGATCGCGCGTCAGGCGCGGCTGCGTGCGGGGCTGACCCAGGCGGACGTCGCGGAGCGGGTGGGACTGGCGACGGAGGTGTATGGCCGGCTGGAGCGGGGCCGGATGTTGCCCAGTGTGCCTTCGCTGCGCCGTCTGTGCATCGCGCTGCGCATGCCCTCGGATACCTTCCTGGGTCTCAACACCGGGGAGGTGCCCACGTGGGCGGCCGAGTCCGCTCCGCCCGAGGAGTTCGACGAGAGCCCCGAGCTGCGCCGGCTGATGCGCACCCTGCGCAAGCTGGAGGGCTCGCAGCTCAAGCTGATCGGCCTGGTGGCCGCTGCCTTGCAGAAGCGCTAG
- a CDS encoding TonB family protein yields the protein MANERRRMKAWWGPRGSLGLVLTGLLAFTASAQPVTTVPHLDGVPRAEVPDAGPVQTEVDVQRTDGGFALEGAGDAQDAGSRPRFEPPALMADSPARYPEALAARPVAGTVQLELLVDEQGEVAEARLVRGLNPLLDDAALHAAPGLRFTPAKVDGTPVPVRLNFEYRFEAPQPVAANGAEQPQPPVTLRGLVRTKGNRRPVAGATLVSFAARDVPVETGPDGRFEARLPPGKQWVRITAPGHKPDDFYEDVRAGETLEVVYGLEPLVVNPYETVVRGDRERTEVSRVTLRDAELREIPGTMGDPFRVVMLMPGVGSMLSGVSYPVVRGSQPAATGYFLDGIRVPILFHLFLGPAVIHPDFIDTIDFYAGNPPTQYGRLMGGAVEGKLTSPRDDRFHGSAYADFINAGLFVEYPFQSTGTNVSLAGRISYTPWLIALGANALGASGSDSKLVLDFYDYQARVEQKLGQGRLRFFAFGSSDTFGTRATSDDGTTALQSVLFHRVDLRYRHPLGGGELEAGVNVGLDRFSIASESAASGGGTFDIEQRNATARLGYQKKLGEGLSLRSGLDVDHKRALVNVQQRSRPSPTDPFEELKMDLPLALATFSGVWAEVQWENGPWSVVPGLRLDNYHLSGGPNAFVAEPRIAVRRKMSEQLTLKGGVGLYHQAPTTLISLPIIDIAALDQGLQQALQVSAGLEYKNLLGFDVSLEGYVNPMLRTVELTPFGREDDPFVPPPPPGEEPGGERPPPSPGTGGRSVVRGMQLEVPTDPLEGFELGDLRSRGLSYGLELLIRRPLGGNWFGWLSYSLQRSTRRVSFIRYDEHDQPVGRDEADLPYVFDQTHVANLVLNYKFANNITLGGVLHFNSGRPESGNLTSRTLVEGTDLDGQPRWVRVDQDRVDRLPPFFRFDLRVSKAWVYDTFSLEAYLDMLNVTISQEVVAFDYIGGYGLSLQKKPTGLPIVLPILGLKARY from the coding sequence ATGGCGAACGAGCGGCGTCGCATGAAGGCGTGGTGGGGGCCTCGCGGGTCCCTCGGACTGGTCTTGACGGGGCTGCTCGCGTTCACCGCCTCCGCGCAGCCGGTGACGACCGTGCCCCACCTGGACGGAGTGCCCCGGGCCGAGGTCCCCGACGCGGGCCCGGTGCAAACCGAGGTGGACGTCCAGCGCACCGACGGAGGCTTCGCCCTGGAGGGCGCGGGGGACGCTCAGGACGCGGGGTCGCGGCCCCGCTTCGAGCCGCCCGCGCTGATGGCGGACTCCCCGGCGCGCTACCCGGAGGCGCTCGCCGCGCGGCCGGTGGCGGGCACGGTGCAACTGGAACTGCTGGTGGACGAGCAGGGCGAGGTGGCCGAGGCCCGGCTCGTGCGGGGACTGAATCCGCTGCTGGATGATGCCGCGCTGCATGCCGCGCCCGGCCTGCGCTTCACCCCGGCGAAGGTGGATGGCACGCCGGTGCCGGTGCGGCTCAACTTCGAGTACCGCTTCGAGGCGCCCCAGCCGGTGGCGGCCAACGGTGCCGAGCAGCCCCAGCCGCCCGTGACGTTGCGCGGCCTGGTGCGCACCAAGGGCAACCGCCGGCCGGTGGCGGGCGCCACGCTCGTGTCGTTCGCCGCGCGGGACGTGCCCGTGGAGACGGGGCCGGACGGCCGCTTCGAGGCGCGGCTGCCTCCGGGCAAGCAGTGGGTGCGCATCACCGCTCCGGGCCACAAGCCGGACGACTTCTACGAGGACGTGCGCGCGGGCGAGACGCTCGAGGTGGTGTATGGCCTGGAGCCGCTCGTGGTGAATCCCTACGAGACGGTGGTGCGGGGAGACCGGGAGCGCACGGAGGTGTCGCGTGTCACGCTGCGCGACGCGGAGCTGCGCGAGATTCCCGGCACCATGGGCGACCCGTTCCGCGTGGTGATGCTGATGCCCGGCGTGGGCAGCATGCTCTCGGGCGTCTCGTACCCGGTGGTGCGCGGCAGTCAGCCTGCCGCCACCGGCTACTTCCTGGATGGCATCCGCGTCCCCATCCTCTTCCACCTCTTCCTCGGGCCCGCGGTCATCCACCCGGACTTCATCGACACCATCGACTTCTACGCGGGCAATCCCCCCACGCAGTACGGGCGCCTCATGGGCGGCGCGGTGGAGGGCAAGCTCACCAGCCCGCGCGATGACCGGTTCCACGGCAGCGCCTACGCGGACTTCATCAACGCGGGCCTCTTTGTCGAGTACCCCTTCCAGTCCACCGGCACGAACGTCTCGCTCGCGGGCCGCATCTCGTACACGCCGTGGCTCATCGCCCTGGGGGCCAACGCCCTGGGGGCCAGCGGCAGTGACTCGAAGCTGGTGCTGGACTTCTATGACTACCAGGCCCGCGTCGAGCAGAAGTTGGGGCAGGGCCGGTTGCGCTTCTTCGCCTTCGGCTCCTCGGACACCTTCGGCACGAGGGCGACGAGCGATGACGGCACCACCGCGCTGCAGTCCGTCCTCTTCCACCGCGTGGACCTGCGCTACCGCCACCCTCTGGGCGGCGGCGAGCTGGAGGCGGGCGTCAACGTGGGGCTGGATCGGTTCTCCATCGCGAGCGAGAGCGCCGCGAGTGGTGGAGGCACCTTCGACATCGAGCAGCGCAACGCCACCGCGCGGCTGGGCTACCAGAAGAAGCTCGGCGAGGGCCTGTCCCTGCGCTCCGGTCTGGACGTGGACCACAAGCGCGCGCTGGTGAACGTCCAGCAGCGCAGCCGCCCGTCGCCAACGGACCCGTTCGAGGAGCTGAAGATGGACCTGCCGTTGGCGCTCGCCACCTTCAGCGGGGTGTGGGCGGAGGTGCAGTGGGAGAACGGGCCCTGGTCGGTGGTGCCGGGGCTGCGCCTGGACAACTACCACCTGTCCGGAGGCCCCAACGCGTTCGTGGCGGAGCCGCGCATCGCCGTGCGCCGGAAGATGAGCGAGCAGCTCACGCTCAAGGGCGGAGTGGGCCTCTACCACCAGGCGCCCACCACGCTCATCAGCCTGCCCATCATCGACATCGCGGCGCTGGACCAGGGGCTGCAGCAGGCGCTGCAGGTGTCCGCGGGCCTGGAGTACAAGAACCTGCTGGGCTTCGACGTGAGCCTGGAGGGCTACGTCAACCCGATGCTGCGCACGGTGGAGCTCACGCCCTTCGGCCGCGAGGACGATCCCTTTGTCCCGCCGCCCCCGCCCGGCGAGGAGCCGGGAGGGGAGCGGCCGCCTCCATCGCCCGGCACGGGGGGCCGGAGCGTCGTGCGGGGGATGCAGCTGGAGGTGCCCACGGATCCCCTGGAGGGGTTCGAGCTGGGGGACCTGCGCAGCCGGGGCCTGTCGTACGGGTTGGAGCTGCTCATCCGCCGCCCGCTGGGGGGCAACTGGTTCGGCTGGCTGTCCTACTCGCTGCAGCGCAGCACGCGCCGCGTGAGCTTCATCCGCTACGACGAGCACGACCAGCCGGTGGGCCGGGACGAGGCGGACCTGCCCTACGTCTTCGACCAGACGCACGTGGCCAACCTGGTGCTCAACTACAAGTTCGCCAACAACATCACCCTGGGCGGGGTGCTGCACTTCAACTCCGGCCGTCCGGAGTCGGGCAACCTCACCAGCCGCACGCTGGTGGAGGGCACGGACCTCGATGGTCAGCCCCGGTGGGTGCGGGTGGACCAGGACAGGGTGGACCGGCTGCCGCCCTTCTTCCGCTTCGACCTGCGGGTGTCCAAGGCCTGGGTCTACGACACCTTCTCGCTCGAGGCCTACCTGGACATGCTCAACGTGACCATCAGCCAGGAGGTGGTCGCCTTCGACTACATCGGGGGCTACGGCCTGTCGCTGCAGAAGAAGCCCACGGGACTGCCCATCGTGCTGCCCATCCTCGGGCTCAAGGCGAGGTACTGA